From the genome of Nitrospirota bacterium, one region includes:
- a CDS encoding YceH family protein, which yields MDIILDDREIRILGCLIEKELTTPEYYPLSLNSLTNACNQKSNRNPMVSYDEAVVQQGLEGLQAKGLARKTHTAGSRVDKYLHTFLDRFDLSKQEMAVLCELMLRGPQTAGEIRSRAERMSPFESLEAADETLRGLMEHDPALVLHLPRETGRKERRFIHLLSGDSSVAADADQPEAASAPPMNTEQRLRIMEEEIEKLTAELKELKQAFAEFRSQF from the coding sequence ATGGATATTATTCTTGACGACAGAGAGATACGCATTCTTGGCTGCCTTATTGAAAAGGAGCTGACAACGCCCGAGTATTACCCCCTGTCTTTAAACAGCCTGACCAATGCGTGCAATCAGAAGTCCAACCGTAATCCAATGGTCTCCTATGACGAGGCCGTTGTACAACAGGGACTGGAGGGGCTGCAGGCAAAAGGTCTTGCGCGCAAAACGCACACTGCAGGCAGCCGTGTCGACAAATACCTGCATACCTTCCTGGACCGATTTGATCTGTCAAAGCAGGAAATGGCAGTCCTCTGCGAACTTATGCTGCGAGGTCCTCAAACCGCCGGAGAGATCCGTTCCCGCGCCGAGAGGATGTCACCCTTTGAAAGCCTTGAGGCCGCAGATGAAACCCTGCGGGGGCTGATGGAGCACGATCCTGCGCTGGTATTACATCTGCCGCGGGAGACCGGGAGAAAGGAACGGAGATTTATCCATCTTCTTTCCGGTGACAGCAGTGTTGCAGCCGACGCCGATCAGCCGGAAGCGGCTTCAGCACCTCCGATGAATACGGAACAGCGTCTCCGCATTATGGAGGAAGAGATTGAAAAGCTGACTGCCGAGTTGAAAGAGCTGAAACAGGCCTTCGCAGAGTTCAGATCACAGTTCTGA
- a CDS encoding response regulator has protein sequence MKNVIVAKDVYALLVPEQSFLSRSDVRIRTASSNSQALALHRAVRADLIIAHLDDEFSGEALCRQIRDTAGTRSVSILLVCAAQESEIERCVSSNANAHVTMPVSVAVLLQEAHRLLNIAPRKTCRVPVKIRLECQTRGKRFTGMIENISTAGLFFRSSAVMPEGATVHCTFSVAGSRQLTVAGEVVRILPDEHETGYGVSFFDISTEAMSAIGRVSGEESEL, from the coding sequence ATGAAAAATGTGATTGTTGCGAAAGATGTCTATGCTCTTCTGGTCCCGGAGCAGAGCTTCCTGAGCAGGTCTGATGTGAGAATACGGACTGCGAGCTCTAACAGCCAGGCGCTTGCCCTGCACCGGGCCGTACGTGCAGACCTTATCATCGCGCACCTTGACGACGAATTCAGCGGAGAGGCACTCTGCAGACAGATACGGGATACTGCGGGGACGCGCAGCGTTTCGATACTTCTCGTATGCGCGGCGCAGGAATCTGAAATCGAACGTTGCGTAAGCAGCAACGCCAATGCCCATGTGACCATGCCGGTTTCCGTTGCCGTATTGCTGCAGGAGGCGCATCGCCTGCTGAATATCGCTCCACGCAAGACCTGCAGGGTCCCTGTGAAGATCAGGCTGGAATGTCAGACGCGGGGGAAACGATTCACGGGCATGATCGAAAATATCAGCACCGCAGGCCTCTTCTTCAGATCCTCAGCAGTAATGCCGGAGGGAGCGACGGTCCATTGCACCTTTTCGGTAGCAGGCAGCAGGCAGCTGACTGTCGCCGGTGAGGTCGTGCGTATCCTGCCTGACGAACATGAAACGGGGTATGGGGTCAGTTTTTTCGATATCAGCACTGAGGCCATGTCTGCCATCGGGCGCGTTTCCGGCGAAGAATCAGAACTGTGA
- a CDS encoding radical SAM protein, whose amino-acid sequence MILINPPVAKPCEPPAGIARLSGMLNRHGVEHTLLDANIEGLLYLLGLPLPSGNSDSAWTKRSFRNCGQNISALRDPRLYQQLDRYKRAVKDIGRVLHEISPSGISVGLADYADQGLSPVKSADLLMAADKPRANPFYPYFSARLRELFSRRKPAMVGISLNYLSQALCTFSMIGFMRREFPGLTIVLGGGLVTSWMKNLAWQNPFAGLVDHVIAGPGEYQLIALLGKTSEEETWPLPDYQSLPRNEYLSPGFILPYSASSGCYWNRCDFCPEEAEQNPYILIPPKQVISDLKELAARTNPSLIHLLDNAISPALLEAFCEEKPGVPWYGFARVGRHLADPEFCMALKQAGCVMLKLGIESGDQGVLDALRKGISLEMTSVVLKNLRQAGIATYVYLLFGTPVENEASARKTLEFTAQHSDCINYLNLAIFNMPVCSKSSAELKMRNFSEGDLSLYTDFQHPQGWDRKKVRLFLDREFKRHPAVASILKKELPVFTSNHAPFFRE is encoded by the coding sequence ATAATTCTTATTAATCCGCCTGTTGCAAAGCCGTGCGAGCCTCCGGCAGGCATTGCCCGCTTGTCAGGTATGCTCAACCGGCACGGCGTTGAACACACACTGTTGGATGCAAATATCGAGGGGCTTCTCTACCTCCTGGGACTACCCCTTCCCTCCGGGAACTCAGACAGTGCCTGGACAAAGAGGTCGTTCAGGAATTGCGGACAGAATATTTCTGCCCTCAGAGATCCCCGTCTTTACCAACAGCTCGACCGCTATAAAAGAGCCGTAAAGGATATCGGCAGGGTGCTCCATGAAATCAGCCCCTCAGGCATATCCGTCGGTCTGGCAGATTATGCTGATCAGGGTCTCTCTCCGGTAAAGAGTGCGGACCTTCTCATGGCAGCAGACAAGCCCAGGGCAAATCCTTTTTATCCCTATTTTTCAGCGAGACTGCGTGAGCTTTTCAGCAGGAGGAAACCCGCCATGGTCGGCATATCCCTCAATTATCTGAGTCAGGCCTTATGCACCTTTTCGATGATCGGCTTTATGCGAAGAGAATTCCCCGGATTAACGATAGTCCTGGGCGGAGGGCTTGTCACCTCGTGGATGAAGAACCTTGCCTGGCAGAACCCCTTTGCCGGTCTTGTGGATCACGTTATTGCAGGGCCGGGAGAATACCAGCTTATTGCGCTGCTGGGGAAGACCTCGGAAGAGGAGACATGGCCTCTTCCTGACTATCAATCACTTCCGCGCAATGAATATCTTTCGCCGGGCTTTATTCTGCCCTACAGCGCCTCCTCCGGCTGTTACTGGAACAGATGCGATTTCTGTCCCGAAGAGGCGGAGCAGAACCCCTACATCCTGATCCCTCCAAAACAGGTGATCAGCGATCTGAAGGAGTTGGCAGCAAGAACCAATCCGTCCCTGATTCACCTGCTCGATAACGCCATAAGTCCTGCTCTCCTTGAAGCTTTTTGCGAGGAAAAGCCGGGCGTACCCTGGTATGGCTTTGCACGCGTCGGCAGACATCTTGCTGATCCTGAATTCTGCATGGCTCTGAAACAGGCTGGCTGCGTCATGCTTAAGCTCGGCATCGAGTCTGGCGATCAGGGAGTGCTTGACGCCTTGCGCAAAGGAATAAGCCTTGAAATGACTTCGGTTGTTCTTAAAAATTTGAGGCAGGCTGGGATAGCCACCTATGTATATCTTCTCTTTGGTACGCCGGTAGAAAATGAGGCATCGGCAAGAAAGACCCTTGAATTCACGGCCCAACACAGCGACTGCATCAATTATCTGAACCTTGCGATCTTCAATATGCCGGTCTGCAGCAAGTCCTCCGCTGAGCTGAAGATGAGAAACTTCTCGGAAGGAGACCTTTCACTTTATACTGATTTTCAACATCCGCAGGGTTGGGACAGAAAAAAGGTTCGACTCTTCCTCGACAGGGAATTCAAACGGCATCCGGCCGTTGCCTCAATCCTGAAGAAGGAACTGCCGGTCTTCACCTCAAACCATGCACCGTTTTTTAGAGAATGA
- a CDS encoding ankyrin repeat domain-containing protein, whose protein sequence is MAGESRQSRGAAQRRAARIIGIIFILIMLAAGLLLGTESTLSLRRDDNGNVTAVNAWRIGGHITLLKRTVRNLREVKMQAISLTQKEVRSSAYRNAFGMLSVPEQLVLLGDSILPYPYREDLSLISGFLANKAKKNAMLLHPLDIRRKVSSWVLLVLAVLSIAGMIVTKVMGRDPLAGAPRKVKPLPPAIGQAVFLCTIAALIWFFSAGHLILGPVAVKKVRHLFEAARANDAVSINKTARSGVFLDVRDDQGTTALMVAARMGADRAVDALLKAGANPDVSNLSDNTALLLAVQGNHAETAMLLLNAGADAGLADMNGRNALHKAAEGGDAAMIRRILEAGVKVDAADAHGWTPLFFAAASGNADAVLTLLNAGADARKKLPDGRTPLDLVHADPAVSAVLIKAAGR, encoded by the coding sequence ATGGCAGGAGAATCCAGACAATCAAGGGGCGCAGCGCAGAGAAGAGCTGCCAGAATCATCGGCATTATCTTCATCCTCATTATGCTGGCTGCCGGGCTGCTGCTCGGCACCGAGTCGACGCTCTCACTCAGAAGAGACGATAATGGCAATGTCACTGCGGTGAATGCCTGGCGTATTGGCGGCCATATAACCCTGCTGAAAAGGACGGTCCGGAACCTCCGCGAGGTAAAGATGCAGGCAATCTCTCTGACTCAGAAGGAAGTGCGCTCCTCGGCATACCGCAATGCTTTTGGAATGTTGAGCGTGCCTGAGCAGCTTGTGCTCCTTGGCGACAGCATACTGCCGTATCCCTACCGGGAGGACCTTTCACTTATCAGCGGATTTTTGGCGAACAAGGCAAAGAAGAACGCTATGCTGCTCCATCCGCTTGATATCCGCCGCAAGGTCTCCTCGTGGGTTCTGCTGGTGCTCGCGGTGCTCAGCATTGCGGGCATGATCGTAACAAAAGTGATGGGCAGAGACCCCCTTGCAGGTGCGCCTCGAAAGGTAAAGCCCCTGCCGCCTGCAATAGGTCAGGCAGTTTTTCTCTGTACGATTGCTGCACTAATATGGTTTTTTTCGGCAGGACATCTGATACTCGGCCCTGTGGCGGTCAAAAAAGTCCGCCATCTCTTCGAAGCTGCAAGGGCGAACGATGCGGTGAGCATCAATAAGACGGCTCGCTCCGGGGTGTTTCTGGATGTGCGCGATGATCAGGGTACGACGGCATTGATGGTCGCTGCACGGATGGGGGCGGATAGGGCAGTGGATGCGCTGCTTAAGGCTGGAGCCAATCCTGATGTGAGCAATTTGAGTGACAATACCGCCTTACTGCTTGCGGTGCAGGGCAACCATGCCGAAACCGCAATGCTTCTGCTTAACGCCGGTGCCGATGCCGGTCTTGCTGATATGAACGGAAGAAACGCCCTCCACAAGGCGGCTGAAGGGGGCGATGCCGCAATGATCCGTCGTATTCTTGAGGCAGGTGTCAAGGTCGATGCGGCAGATGCTCACGGCTGGACGCCGCTCTTTTTTGCGGCTGCAAGCGGAAACGCAGACGCAGTCCTGACTCTGCTGAATGCGGGCGCTGATGCCCGCAAAAAACTGCCTGACGGCCGCACACCCTTAGACCTTGTTCACGCTGACCCTGCCGTGAGTGCGGTGCTCATAAAGGCAGCCGGCCGCTGA
- the hrpB gene encoding ATP-dependent helicase HrpB: MKACPIDHILPSLKEALSCSSSVVLHAPPGAGKTTRVPLALLESVPPGQGRIIMLEPRRIAAVSAARWMAQTIGEQVGETVGYTIRFDRRVSDKTRIEVVTEGILTRRIQTDPTLEGVAMIIFDEFHERSIHADLALALCLDIRKGLRTDMKLLIMSATLDCGPIAALLGNAPVISSCGKAFSVEERYIGETGKRPLKERITDAVVSALKETSGDILVFLPGSGEIRQCSDVLRKSIPDRSGNISVHPLYGDLPFEEQEQAILPSPRRKIVLATNIAETSLTIEGVTVVIDSGLTRRLQYDPSTGMNRLITVNVSRASAEQRKGRAGRLAPGVCYRLYSRHVFQSMIPFTPPEILVSDLSSLLLELALWGVKEPSMLAWLDAPPVSALESARHLLYNLGGIDESHSVTALGRKVARLPLHPRLGRLLLRAVELGCPRLGADLAAIVSERDIIQRSPSVSGEPDIGTRIEMLYAWRRTKELPYAADLWGLRAVDRTSSQLLRLIAETGNADGDRHFSDPDMVPRILLSAFPDRIAKRREEVNGCFLLSQGRGVRLPAESALAGSPYIVAVNLDAGVKTEGRVHIAASLSEPLIRQECGSSIKTLRRIEWDKRERRVIAASEERLGALLLSVKTFSPAADEVLPIICEAIRNGQATVSFSSEAKKFRARLSLVRRAFPQENLPDLSDENLLSKPEEWLLPWLGSMRTAKDLLSLDLLPALRAQLSWRQQQFLDEQAPTHLSVPSGSRIAVDYAAGDTPVLAVKLQELFGLADTPTIAGGSVKILLHLLSPARRPVQVTQDLEGFWNSGYQQVRKELKGRYPKHPWPEDPWNAPPTRRLKPRST; the protein is encoded by the coding sequence ATGAAAGCCTGTCCTATTGACCATATTCTTCCATCGCTTAAAGAAGCGTTGTCGTGCAGCAGTTCCGTTGTTCTTCATGCGCCGCCGGGAGCCGGCAAAACGACCCGAGTCCCGCTGGCCTTGTTAGAGAGTGTCCCGCCCGGCCAGGGCCGCATTATCATGCTTGAGCCGCGCAGGATCGCCGCAGTATCTGCGGCCCGGTGGATGGCTCAGACAATCGGCGAGCAGGTCGGAGAGACGGTCGGTTATACCATCCGGTTTGACAGGCGTGTCTCCGACAAGACGCGCATAGAAGTAGTGACCGAGGGTATTCTTACCCGCCGCATTCAGACAGACCCGACCCTTGAGGGTGTGGCGATGATCATTTTCGATGAGTTCCACGAACGGAGCATTCATGCTGACCTTGCCCTTGCCCTCTGCCTGGATATCCGTAAGGGTCTGAGAACTGATATGAAACTGCTCATTATGTCTGCGACACTTGACTGTGGCCCGATTGCAGCCCTCCTTGGCAATGCGCCGGTCATCTCCTCTTGCGGCAAGGCTTTTTCTGTTGAAGAACGATATATCGGAGAAACCGGGAAGAGACCTCTTAAGGAGAGAATTACCGATGCTGTTGTCAGTGCGCTCAAGGAAACTTCTGGCGATATACTCGTTTTTTTGCCCGGCTCCGGTGAGATACGTCAGTGCAGCGATGTGCTCAGGAAGAGTATCCCGGACAGAAGCGGAAATATTTCGGTTCATCCCCTGTATGGAGATCTCCCTTTTGAAGAGCAGGAGCAGGCCATCCTGCCATCGCCCCGGCGCAAGATTGTGCTTGCGACAAACATTGCCGAGACAAGCCTCACGATTGAGGGTGTGACGGTCGTCATAGACAGCGGACTGACACGCAGATTGCAGTATGATCCATCAACCGGCATGAACCGGCTGATTACGGTAAATGTCTCACGGGCGTCAGCCGAGCAGAGGAAGGGCAGGGCGGGCAGACTTGCTCCCGGTGTCTGTTATCGTCTGTACAGCAGGCACGTGTTTCAATCCATGATACCCTTTACCCCGCCGGAGATCCTGGTGTCCGACCTGTCATCGCTTCTGCTGGAGCTTGCGCTATGGGGAGTGAAGGAACCTTCCATGCTCGCATGGCTGGATGCTCCGCCGGTTTCAGCCCTTGAATCAGCCAGACACCTGCTCTACAATCTGGGGGGAATTGATGAGTCACATTCAGTGACTGCTCTGGGCAGGAAAGTGGCAAGACTGCCGCTTCATCCCCGGCTTGGCAGACTGCTGCTGAGAGCTGTTGAACTCGGCTGCCCACGCCTTGGTGCCGACCTGGCCGCAATTGTCTCAGAGAGGGATATTATCCAGCGCAGCCCCTCTGTCTCCGGCGAGCCGGATATCGGAACAAGAATAGAGATGCTGTATGCGTGGCGCAGAACCAAAGAACTGCCTTATGCAGCTGACCTCTGGGGTTTGAGGGCTGTGGACAGAACATCGAGTCAGCTTTTGAGGCTTATAGCAGAAACCGGCAATGCTGACGGGGATAGACACTTCTCTGATCCGGATATGGTCCCCCGGATTCTGCTCTCTGCTTTCCCTGACCGCATCGCTAAAAGGCGTGAAGAAGTCAACGGCTGTTTTCTGCTGAGTCAGGGAAGGGGTGTGCGGCTGCCCGCGGAGAGCGCCCTTGCCGGAAGTCCCTATATCGTGGCCGTGAATCTGGACGCAGGAGTTAAGACAGAGGGCAGGGTGCATATTGCCGCTTCTCTTTCAGAACCTCTCATCCGCCAGGAATGCGGCAGCAGCATTAAGACGCTGCGCAGAATCGAATGGGACAAGAGGGAGAGAAGGGTTATTGCCGCATCAGAAGAGCGTCTTGGAGCTTTGCTGCTTTCGGTAAAGACTTTTTCTCCGGCGGCAGATGAGGTCCTGCCGATAATCTGTGAGGCGATCAGGAATGGTCAGGCCACTGTTTCATTCAGCAGTGAGGCAAAAAAATTCCGGGCGCGCCTCAGCCTTGTCAGGAGGGCTTTCCCGCAGGAGAATCTGCCTGACCTCTCGGATGAGAACCTGCTTTCGAAGCCCGAGGAATGGCTATTGCCATGGCTTGGCAGCATGCGCACCGCAAAGGACCTTTTGAGCCTCGACCTCCTTCCTGCTCTTCGGGCACAGCTTTCCTGGAGGCAGCAGCAGTTCCTTGATGAACAGGCGCCAACGCATCTGTCCGTGCCGAGCGGAAGCCGTATCGCAGTTGACTATGCGGCAGGAGATACTCCCGTGCTTGCGGTCAAACTTCAGGAACTCTTTGGCCTTGCTGATACGCCGACGATTGCAGGGGGCAGCGTGAAGATACTCCTGCATCTTCTTTCACCGGCGCGCCGGCCTGTGCAGGTGACCCAGGATCTGGAGGGGTTCTGGAACAGCGGATATCAGCAGGTCAGGAAGGAACTGAAAGGCAGATATCCAAAACATCCCTGGCCGGAGGACCCGTGGAATGCGCCTCCGACGCGCAGACTAAAACCACGAAGCACATAG